One segment of Macrotis lagotis isolate mMagLag1 chromosome 1, bilby.v1.9.chrom.fasta, whole genome shotgun sequence DNA contains the following:
- the ADAMTS1 gene encoding A disintegrin and metalloproteinase with thrombospondin motifs 1 has product MGAVAWPLEKERSLPILMEASLVVVAMVFLTMPGVQCRPVEEDEELVLPVPMDSPDPGKRLFRLDAFGKRLNLELHPDSSFLAQGFTLQYLGSKPEEQKEEEEHPFIPTNDLALCFYSGTVNGDPSSAAALSLCAGIRGAFYLQGEEYFIQPPATNEIRFSPLSTPKEVQLEQQLHLLSRRLKSQSGAKCGVLDQNFQQRDADPQEEQRQPMEEWKQRPGPLTGTGNTRKKRFVSSPRYVETMLVADQTMAEYHGNGLKHYLLTLFSVASKLYKHPSIRNSISLVVVKILVIYEEQKGPDVTSNAALTLRNFCSWQKQHNPPSDRDAEHYDTAILFTRQNLCGAQTCDTLGMADVGTVCDPNRSCSVIEDDGLQAAFTMTHELGHVFNMPHDDAKQCASINGINWDSHIMTSMLSNLDRSQPWSPCSAYMITSFLDNGHGECLMDKPPKPIQLPSDLPGTLYDANRQCQFTFGDDSKHCPDAASTCTTLWCTGTSDGILVCQTKHFPWADGTSCGEGKWCINGKCVNKTDNKYFFTPVHGSWGPWGPWGDCSRTCGGGIQYTIRECDNPLPRNGGKYCEGKRVRYRSCNIEDCPDNDGKTFREEQCEAHNDFSKAPFGNGPVVEWIPKYAGVSPKDRCKLICQAKSIGYFFVLQPKVVDGTPCSPDSTSVCVQGQCVKAGCDRLIDSKKKFDKCGICGGNGSTCKKVSGSITHAKPGYHDIVTIPAGATNIEVKQRNQRGSRNNGSFLAIKAADGTYILNGDFTLSTLEQDINHKGSFLRYSGSSAAMERIRSFSPLKEPLTIQVLTVGNFLRPKIKYTYFVKKKKESFNAIPLFSEWVIEEWGECSKSCGLGLQRRSVECKDINGQLSSECAKELKPENTRPCANIPCPQWQLGDWSPCSKTCGKGYRKRTLKCLSHEGGILSQESCDPLKKPRNYIEICTLTNCN; this is encoded by the exons ATGGGGGCAGTAGCGTGGCCGCTGGAAAAGGAGAGGTCCCTGCCAATTTTGATGGAAGCTTCTCTGGTAGTAGTGGCAATGGTTTTCCTGACTATGCCAGGCGTACAGTGTCGCCCCGTGGAAGAGGACGAGGAACTAGTGCTCCCAGTCCCGATGGACTCTCCAGATCCAGGCAAAAGGCTCTTCCGTTTGGATGCTTTCGGGAAGCGCCTGAACTTGGAGCTACACCCCGACAGCAGCTTCCTTGCCCAGGGTTTCACGCTCCAGTACTTGGGGAGCAAACCTGAGgagcagaaggaggaggaggagcaccCATTCATCCCCACCAACGACCTGGCGCTTTGTTTCTACTCTGGCACGGTGAACGGAGACCCCTCCTCAGCAGCGGCTCTCAGCCTCTGTGCTGGCATCCGTGGGGCATTTTACCTCCAGGGAGAAGAGTATTTCATACAGCCGCCTGCCACCAACGAAATCCGCTTCTCCCCCCTTTCCACCCCAAAGGAGGTGCAACTAGAGCAGCAACTTCACCTCCTCAGCCGGAGGCTAAAGAGCCAAAGCGGGGCCAAGTGCGGAGTCCTAGACCAGAACTTCCAACAAAGAGATGCCGATCCCCAGGAGGAGCAGAGGCAGCCGATGGAGGAGTGGAAGCAACGCCCGGGACCTTTAACAG GAACtggaaatacaaggaaaaaaaggTTTGTTTCTAGTCCTCGCTATGTGGAAACCATGCTTGTAGCAGATCAGACCATGGCAGAGTACCATGGCAATGGTCTAAAGCACTACCTCCTGACTCTGTTCTCTGTTGCATCCAAGTTGTACAAACATCCCAGTATTAGAAATTCAATTAGCCTGGTGGTGGTGAAGATTTTAGTCATCTATGAGGAACAGAAGGGGCCTGATGTGACCTCCAATGCTGCCCTTACTCTGCGAAATTTCTGTAGCTGGCAAAAACAGCACAATCCACCCAGTGACCGAGATGCAGAACATTATGACACAGCAATTCTTTTTACCAGACAG aACCTTTGTGGTGCCCAGACATGTGATACCCTTGGGATGGCCGATGTTGGAACAGTATGTGATCCAAACCGAAGTTGTTCCGTTATAGAAGATGATGGTTTACAAGCTGCTTTCACAATGACCCATGAATTAG GTCACGTGTTTAACATGCCACATGATGATGCAAAGCAGTGTGCCAGTATCAATGGTATAAACTGGGATTCCCACATTATGACCTCAATGCTTTCCAACTTGGATAGAAGCCAGCCTTGGTCTCCCTGTAGTGCTTACATGATTACATCATTTTTGGATAATGGTCATG GTGAATGTTTAATGGACAAGCCCCCCAAGCCCATACAGCTCCCCTCTGATCTCCCAGGGACCTTGTATGATGCCAACCGGCAGTGTCAGTTCACGTTTGGTGATGACTCCAAACACTGCCCAGATGCAGCAAGTACATGCACAACTTTGTGGTGCACCGGCACTTCCGATGGAATACTTGTGTGTCAAACCAAACACTTTCCGTGGGCAGATGGCACTAGttgtggagaaggaaaatggTGTATCAATGGCAAGTGTGTGAACAAGACCGACAACAAGTATTTCTTC actCCTGTTCATGGAAGCTGGGGACCCTGGGGACCCTGGGGAGATTGTTCTAGGACCTGTGGTGGAGGAATACAATATACAATTAGGGAATGTGACAATCCACTCCCtaggaatggaggaaaatattgtGAAGGCAAAAGAGTGAGATATAGGTCATGTAATATTGAAGACTGTCCAGATAATGATG GAAAAACCTTCAGAGAAGAACAGTGTGAAGCCCATAATGACTTTTCTAAAGCTCCCTTTGGAAATGGACCTGTTGTAGAATGGATACCTAAATATGCTGGAGTGTCACCAAAGGACAGATGTAAACTTATTTGTCAAGCTAAAAGCATTGGTTATTTCTTTGTTCTGCAACCCAAG GTTGTGGATGGTACTCCATGTAGCCCAGATTCTACCTCTGTTTGTGTGCAAGGACAATGTGTAAAAGCTGGTTGTGATCGTTTAATAGATTCCAAGAAGAAATTTGACAAATGTGGTATCTGTGGAGGCAATGGATCCACCTGCAAGAAAGTCTCTGGTTCAATTACCCATGCAAA acCTGGCTATCATGATATCGTCACTATTCCAGCTGGAGCAACAAATATTGAAGTGAAACAACGGAATCAGAGAGGTTCCAGAAATAATGGAAGTTTCCTTGCCATTAAAGCTGCTGATGGTACCTATATCCTTAATGGTGATTTTACACTCTCCACATTGGAGCAAGACATTAATCACAAAGGTAGTTTCTTGAGGTACAGTGGTTCTTCTGCAGCCATGGAAAGAATTCGTAGTTTCAGTCCTCTTAAAGAACCCTTAACTATACAGGTTCTTACTGTGGGCAATTTCCTTCGACCTAAAATCAAATACACTTATtttgtgaagaaaaagaaagaatctttCAATGCTATACCTCTTTTCTCTGAATGGGTTATTGAAGAATGGGGTGAATGTTCCAAGTCATGTGGACTGGGTTTACAAAGAAGATCTGTAGAATGCAAAGACATTAATGGGCAACTTTCTTCAGAGTGTGCTAAAGAACTTAAACCAGAAAATACTCGACCTTGTGCCAATATACCATGTCCtcaatggcagctaggtgactggTCTCCATGTTCTAAGACATGTGGAAAGGGTTACAGAAAAAGAACCTTGAAATGTCTGTCCCATGAGGGTGGCATATTGTCTCAAGAAAGTTGTGATCCTTTAAAGAAACCAagaaattatatagaaatttGTACTCTCACAAATTGCAATTAA